A single genomic interval of Stenotrophomonas sp. ZAC14D1_NAIMI4_1 harbors:
- the kdsA gene encoding 3-deoxy-8-phosphooctulonate synthase has product MKLCGFEVGLDQPLFLIAGPCVIESMQLQLDTAGKLKEITDRLGVNFIFKSSFDKANRTSGTAFRGPGMEEGLKVLAEVKKQIGVPVLTDVHEYTPMDEVASVVDVLQTPAFLVRQTDFIRKVCAAGKPVNIKKGQFLAPWDMKPVVEKAKSTGNEQIMVCERGASFGYNNLVSDMRSLAVMRDTGCPVVFDATHSVQLPGGQGTSSGGQREHVPVLARAAVAVGISGLFAETHPDPSKALSDGPNAWPLDQMEALLETLMELDAVTKKHGFSRFA; this is encoded by the coding sequence ATGAAACTGTGTGGATTCGAGGTCGGGCTGGACCAGCCCCTGTTCCTGATCGCCGGCCCCTGCGTGATCGAGTCGATGCAGCTGCAGCTCGATACCGCCGGCAAGCTGAAGGAGATCACCGACCGCCTCGGCGTCAACTTCATCTTCAAGTCGAGCTTCGACAAGGCCAACCGTACCTCGGGCACCGCTTTCCGCGGCCCGGGCATGGAAGAAGGCCTGAAGGTGCTGGCCGAAGTGAAGAAGCAGATCGGCGTGCCGGTGCTGACCGACGTGCATGAATACACCCCGATGGACGAAGTGGCCTCGGTGGTGGACGTGCTGCAGACGCCGGCGTTCCTGGTCCGCCAGACCGACTTCATCCGCAAGGTGTGTGCGGCCGGCAAGCCGGTCAACATCAAGAAGGGCCAGTTCCTGGCGCCGTGGGACATGAAGCCGGTCGTCGAGAAGGCCAAGTCCACCGGCAACGAGCAGATCATGGTCTGCGAGCGTGGCGCCAGCTTCGGCTACAACAACCTGGTCAGCGACATGCGTTCGCTGGCGGTGATGCGTGACACCGGGTGCCCGGTGGTGTTCGACGCCACCCATTCTGTGCAGCTGCCGGGCGGGCAGGGCACCAGTTCCGGCGGCCAGCGCGAACACGTGCCGGTGCTGGCGCGTGCCGCGGTGGCGGTGGGCATCTCCGGCCTGTTCGCCGAGACCCACCCGGATCCGTCCAAGGCCCTGTCCGATGGCCCCAATGCGTGGCCGCTGGACCAGATGGAAGCCCTGCTCGAGACCCTGATGGAGCTCGACGCGGTGACCAAGAAGCACGGCTTCTCGCGCTTCGCGTGA
- the eno gene encoding phosphopyruvate hydratase, with product MSTIRSIHAREILDSRGNPTLEAEVILEDGSFGRAAVPSGASTGTKEAVELRDGDKSRYLGKGVRKAVENVNGAIANALKGFEAVDQAGLDRRLIDLDGTENKGRLGANALLAVSMAAAHAAAASSKQALWQYLATKTGATPSLPVPMMNIINGGAHADNNVDFQEFMVLPVGFTSFSEALRAGTEIFHSLKSVLKSHGLSTAVGDEGGFAPDFRSNVEALDTILEAIGKAGYTAGEDVLLGLDVASSEFFENGKYNLVGENKRLTSEQFVDFLADWAAQYPIITIEDGLAENDWAGWKLLTDRIGKKVQLVGDDLFVTNPKIFQEGIDSGTANAILIKVNQIGTLSETLEAIAMADRAGYAAVVSHRSGETEDTTIADISVATTATQIKTGSLCRSDRVAKYNQLLRIEEALGASARYAGRDAFVSLKR from the coding sequence ATGAGTACGATCCGCAGCATCCACGCCCGTGAAATCCTCGACAGCCGTGGCAACCCCACGCTGGAAGCCGAAGTCATCCTGGAGGACGGTTCGTTCGGTCGCGCCGCGGTTCCCTCCGGCGCCTCGACCGGTACCAAGGAAGCGGTCGAGCTGCGTGACGGCGACAAGTCCCGTTACCTGGGCAAGGGCGTGCGCAAGGCCGTCGAGAACGTCAACGGCGCCATCGCCAATGCACTGAAGGGCTTCGAAGCCGTCGACCAGGCTGGCCTGGACCGTCGCCTGATCGACCTGGATGGCACCGAGAACAAGGGCCGCCTGGGCGCCAACGCGCTGCTGGCGGTGTCGATGGCGGCCGCGCATGCCGCCGCTGCGTCCAGCAAGCAGGCCCTGTGGCAGTACCTGGCCACCAAGACCGGTGCGACCCCGTCGCTGCCGGTGCCGATGATGAACATCATCAACGGCGGCGCCCACGCCGACAACAACGTCGACTTCCAGGAATTCATGGTGCTGCCGGTGGGCTTCACCTCGTTCTCCGAAGCGCTGCGCGCCGGTACCGAAATCTTCCATTCGCTGAAGTCCGTGCTGAAGAGCCACGGCCTGAGCACCGCCGTGGGCGACGAAGGCGGCTTCGCGCCGGACTTCCGCAGCAACGTCGAAGCGCTGGACACCATCCTGGAAGCCATCGGCAAGGCCGGCTACACCGCCGGTGAAGACGTGCTGCTGGGCCTGGACGTGGCCTCCAGCGAGTTCTTCGAGAACGGCAAGTACAACCTGGTGGGCGAGAACAAGCGCCTGACCTCCGAGCAGTTCGTCGACTTCCTGGCCGACTGGGCCGCGCAGTACCCGATCATCACGATCGAAGACGGCCTGGCCGAGAACGACTGGGCCGGCTGGAAGCTGCTGACCGACCGCATCGGCAAGAAGGTGCAGCTGGTGGGCGACGACCTGTTCGTCACCAACCCGAAGATCTTCCAGGAAGGCATCGACTCGGGCACCGCCAACGCGATCCTGATCAAGGTCAACCAGATCGGTACCCTCAGCGAAACCCTGGAAGCGATCGCCATGGCCGACCGTGCCGGCTACGCCGCCGTGGTCTCGCACCGCTCGGGCGAAACCGAAGACACCACCATCGCCGACATCTCGGTGGCCACCACCGCCACCCAGATCAAGACCGGCTCGCTGTGCCGCAGCGATCGCGTGGCCAAGTACAACCAGCTGCTGCGCATCGAGGAAGCCCTCGGCGCCAGCGCGCGTTACGCCGGTCGTGACGCGTTCGTGTCGCTGAAGCGCTGA
- a CDS encoding YqaA family protein → MKIFGPLYERAMKWAAHERAPTYLTVLSFFEAIIFPVMPEVMLAPMCVAQPKRGWWFATLSLAGSMVGAVVGYALGHFAFEAIKPVFEALGMLPAIEQGIATVQAKMAESPWAVFTFLVLGGFMPIPMKVFTWASGIVGVPMPQYLLSMLIGRGKRVYVLAAVIRIGGARAEAALRRWIEPLGWIATALVVGLVAWLVWRSKFA, encoded by the coding sequence ATGAAGATTTTCGGGCCGCTGTACGAGCGGGCGATGAAGTGGGCGGCGCACGAACGCGCGCCGACCTACCTGACGGTGTTGAGTTTCTTTGAAGCCATCATTTTCCCGGTCATGCCGGAAGTGATGCTGGCGCCGATGTGCGTAGCCCAGCCCAAGCGCGGCTGGTGGTTCGCCACGCTCAGCCTGGCCGGCTCCATGGTCGGCGCGGTGGTCGGCTATGCACTGGGGCATTTCGCCTTCGAGGCGATCAAGCCGGTGTTCGAGGCGCTGGGCATGCTGCCGGCCATCGAGCAGGGCATCGCCACCGTGCAGGCCAAGATGGCCGAGTCGCCGTGGGCGGTGTTCACCTTCCTGGTGCTGGGGGGCTTCATGCCCATCCCGATGAAGGTCTTCACATGGGCTTCGGGTATCGTCGGCGTGCCCATGCCACAGTACCTGCTGAGCATGTTGATCGGCCGCGGCAAGCGCGTGTACGTGCTGGCCGCGGTCATCCGCATCGGTGGTGCGCGTGCCGAAGCGGCGCTGCGCCGCTGGATTGAACCGCTGGGCTGGATCGCCACCGCGCTGGTGGTGGGGCTGGTTGCCTGGCTTGTATGGAGGTCGAAGTTCGCATGA
- a CDS encoding peptidoglycan DD-metalloendopeptidase family protein produces the protein MSADCLSKGVRIGALALLVSTLAACGTATVVRPGGSSGGTTVSTPKTSVAKPGQTVVVRKGDTIYALARIHDITPADLIAWNRLDNPSQIYPGQVIRLYPAGATGGRAPTTVVTPPRGTAGTTTPTPVATAPVGPVKSNIDWRWPADGAIVGRYVAGDATKQGVDIAGSSGAAVRATANGVVVYSGAGLVGYGELIIIKHSDQWLSAYGHNRKRLVNEGQSVKAGEQIAEMGRTGANRDMLHFEIRYNGKPVDPQQYLPAR, from the coding sequence ATGAGTGCAGATTGTCTGAGCAAGGGAGTGCGCATCGGCGCGCTGGCGTTGCTGGTATCCACCCTGGCCGCCTGTGGCACCGCCACCGTCGTCCGCCCCGGCGGCAGCAGCGGTGGCACCACTGTCAGCACGCCGAAGACTTCGGTCGCCAAGCCCGGGCAGACCGTGGTCGTGCGCAAGGGCGACACGATCTACGCGCTGGCCCGCATCCATGACATCACGCCGGCCGACCTGATCGCCTGGAACCGGCTGGACAATCCCTCGCAGATCTACCCGGGGCAGGTCATCCGCCTGTATCCGGCCGGCGCCACCGGTGGCCGCGCGCCGACCACGGTGGTGACCCCGCCGCGCGGCACCGCAGGCACGACGACGCCGACGCCGGTCGCGACGGCCCCGGTCGGGCCGGTGAAGAGCAACATCGACTGGCGCTGGCCGGCCGACGGCGCGATCGTCGGTCGTTACGTGGCGGGTGATGCGACCAAGCAGGGCGTGGACATCGCCGGCTCCAGCGGCGCGGCCGTGCGCGCCACCGCCAATGGCGTGGTGGTGTATTCCGGTGCCGGCCTGGTCGGCTACGGCGAGCTGATCATCATCAAGCACAGTGACCAGTGGCTGTCGGCCTATGGCCACAACCGCAAGCGCCTGGTCAACGAAGGGCAGAGCGTCAAGGCGGGTGAACAGATCGCCGAGATGGGCCGCACCGGGGCCAATCGCGACATGCTGCACTTCGAGATCCGCTACAACGGCAAGCCGGTCGACCCGCAGCAGTATCTGCCGGCGCGCTAG
- the truD gene encoding tRNA pseudouridine(13) synthase TruD gives MIPLPLAFGAPLLSARIRTTPDDFQVDELPSFEATGEGEHLLLHIRKRGANTVHVAKVLAKWAGLPEMAVSYAGMKDRNAVTTQRFSVHLPKRVAPDLASLASDEIEVLEATWHNRKLQRGALAGNRFKLVLRDVQGDAAAIDERLQQIAARGLPNWFGEQRFGRDGGNVPAALAMFGGRRMRQDQRSLLLSAARSALFNRVLAARVEQGSWDQPLDGEVWMLDGSRSVFGPEPYTDVLAERLARFDIHPSAPLWGEGELRSTEAARTLELAALDDEESQALRAGLEGARLKQERRALRLRPALLQHQWLADDVLELSFALPPGCYATAVLHELGPVEDASQG, from the coding sequence ATGATTCCGTTGCCGCTGGCCTTTGGTGCGCCGCTGCTGAGCGCGCGCATCCGCACCACGCCGGACGACTTCCAGGTGGACGAACTGCCGTCCTTCGAGGCCACCGGCGAAGGTGAGCACCTGCTGCTGCACATCCGCAAGCGCGGCGCCAACACGGTGCACGTGGCCAAGGTGCTGGCGAAGTGGGCGGGCCTGCCGGAGATGGCGGTCAGCTATGCGGGCATGAAGGACCGCAACGCGGTCACCACCCAGCGCTTCAGCGTGCACCTGCCCAAGCGCGTCGCCCCGGACCTGGCCAGCCTGGCCAGCGACGAGATCGAAGTGCTCGAGGCCACCTGGCACAACCGCAAGCTGCAGCGCGGGGCGCTGGCCGGCAACCGCTTCAAGCTGGTGCTGCGCGACGTGCAGGGCGACGCCGCGGCCATCGATGAGCGCCTGCAGCAGATTGCCGCGCGTGGCCTGCCGAACTGGTTCGGCGAGCAGCGTTTTGGTCGCGACGGTGGCAATGTTCCGGCCGCGCTGGCGATGTTCGGTGGCCGGCGCATGCGCCAGGACCAGCGTTCGCTGCTGCTGTCGGCGGCCCGCTCGGCCCTCTTCAACCGCGTGCTGGCCGCGCGCGTGGAGCAGGGCAGCTGGGACCAGCCGCTGGACGGCGAAGTGTGGATGCTCGATGGCAGCCGCAGCGTGTTCGGCCCGGAGCCGTACACCGATGTGCTGGCCGAGCGCCTGGCGCGGTTCGACATCCACCCCAGCGCACCGCTGTGGGGCGAGGGTGAGCTGCGCAGCACCGAGGCTGCCCGCACGCTGGAACTGGCCGCGCTGGACGATGAGGAGTCGCAGGCCCTGCGTGCCGGCCTGGAAGGCGCCCGCCTGAAGCAGGAGCGTCGCGCGCTGCGCCTGCGTCCTGCCCTGCTGCAGCACCAGTGGCTGGCCGATGACGTGCTGGAGCTGTCGTTTGCGTTGCCGCCGGGCTGCTATGCCACCGCGGTGCTGCACGAACTGGGCCCGGTGGAAGACGCCTCGCAGGGCTGA
- a CDS encoding protein-L-isoaspartate(D-aspartate) O-methyltransferase, with product MSPRLRLQPEAVGIGMTSQRVRDRLVDRLREAGIVDESTLNAIRVVPRHLFIDEALASRAYEDTALPIGHGQTISQPWVVARMTEAVLQVAPQTVLEVGTGSGYQAAVLGAVGLEVYTVERIGDLLRQARKRFRALGMNIRTKHDDGRVGWAEHGPYDAVVVTAAAPALVDALVEQLAVGGRLVAPVGGPGGQSLVQLDRREDGSIEQRVLAPVTFVPLLSGMLD from the coding sequence ATGAGCCCGCGCCTGCGCCTGCAGCCGGAAGCGGTTGGCATCGGCATGACCTCGCAGCGCGTGCGCGACCGCCTGGTCGATCGCCTGCGCGAAGCCGGCATCGTCGACGAGTCCACGCTGAACGCGATCCGGGTGGTGCCGCGCCATCTGTTCATCGACGAGGCCCTGGCCTCGCGTGCCTACGAAGACACCGCGCTGCCGATCGGCCATGGGCAGACCATCTCGCAGCCGTGGGTCGTGGCCCGCATGACCGAGGCAGTGCTGCAGGTCGCGCCGCAGACGGTGCTGGAAGTAGGCACCGGCTCGGGCTACCAGGCCGCCGTGCTCGGCGCCGTGGGCCTGGAGGTCTACACCGTCGAGCGCATCGGCGATCTGCTGCGGCAGGCCCGCAAGCGTTTCCGCGCACTGGGCATGAACATCCGTACCAAGCATGATGACGGCCGCGTCGGCTGGGCCGAGCACGGCCCCTACGATGCGGTGGTGGTCACCGCGGCCGCGCCGGCCCTGGTCGATGCCCTGGTCGAGCAGCTGGCTGTGGGTGGGCGCCTGGTGGCGCCGGTGGGTGGCCCGGGTGGCCAGTCACTGGTGCAGCTGGACCGCAGGGAAGACGGCAGCATTGAACAACGCGTGCTGGCACCGGTCACGTTCGTGCCGCTGCTGTCTGGCATGCTCGATTGA
- the ftsB gene encoding cell division protein FtsB has translation MRDWRWLLLLLALLLAWLQYRFWFGPGNSGEVMMLEAQVANQERDNEGLQQRNDALAAEVKDLKEGQAAIEERARSELGMIKPGEKFYRVVEDAPVRPAQAAPVSAQVGDHPADVP, from the coding sequence ATGCGCGACTGGCGCTGGCTGCTGTTGCTGCTGGCCCTGCTGCTGGCATGGCTGCAGTACCGTTTCTGGTTCGGCCCGGGCAATTCGGGTGAAGTGATGATGCTCGAAGCCCAGGTCGCCAACCAGGAGCGGGACAATGAAGGTCTGCAGCAGCGCAACGATGCGCTGGCTGCCGAAGTGAAGGACCTCAAGGAAGGCCAGGCCGCCATCGAAGAACGCGCGCGCAGCGAGCTGGGCATGATCAAGCCCGGCGAGAAGTTCTACCGCGTGGTGGAGGATGCGCCGGTTCGCCCGGCGCAGGCTGCACCGGTCTCGGCGCAGGTCGGCGACCATCCGGCGGACGTGCCGTGA
- a CDS encoding Mth938-like domain-containing protein, whose protein sequence is MQLNHEPPDYAYSLRAADGRSARVNDLVLGQSFFLTPDQLVAEWPVRQASDLQPADIEAILALNPALIVLGTGDRQVFPPAAVMAACLSRGIGLEVMNNPAAARTFNILAGEGRKVAAAFILEG, encoded by the coding sequence ATGCAGCTGAACCACGAACCGCCCGATTACGCCTACAGCCTGCGCGCCGCCGACGGCCGCTCGGCCAGGGTCAACGACCTGGTGCTGGGGCAAAGCTTCTTCCTGACCCCCGACCAGCTGGTCGCGGAGTGGCCGGTGCGCCAGGCGTCCGACCTGCAGCCGGCCGATATCGAAGCGATTCTTGCGCTGAACCCGGCGCTGATCGTGCTGGGCACCGGCGACCGCCAGGTATTTCCGCCGGCGGCCGTGATGGCGGCCTGCCTGTCGCGCGGCATCGGCCTGGAAGTGATGAACAATCCGGCCGCCGCGCGCACGTTCAACATCCTTGCCGGCGAAGGCCGCAAGGTGGCCGCCGCCTTCATTCTGGAAGGTTGA
- a CDS encoding CTP synthase: protein MTPLIFVTGGVVSSLGKGIAAASLAAILEARGLKVTMMKLDPYINVDPGTMSPFQHGEVYVTDDGAETDLDLGHYERFVRTRLSRKNSVTTGRIYENVIRKERRGDYLGATVQVIPHITDEIRRCIDEATEGYDVALVEIGGTVGDIESLPFLEAIRQVRTERGPEKALFMHLTLVPYIGAAGELKTKPTQHSVKELRSIGIQPDVLLCRSEQAVPDSERRKIAQFTNVSERAVISVPDVDVLYRIPSGLHAQGLDEIVVNQLKLADKVGPVDLSMWEDAVDATLHPLDEVTIAVVGKYVDHQDAYKSVGEALKHGGLRQRTKVNLKWLEAQDLEGTDMAALADVDGILVPGGFGDRGFEGKVLTSQFARQNSVPYFGICYGMQAAVVDYARHVLGLENANSTENDRQSPDPVIGLITEWRTATGDVEKRDDKSDLGGTMRLGLQEQRLKPGTLARELYGKDVVSERHRHRYEFNNRYRTQLEDAGLVISGKSMDDTLVEVVELPRDAHPWFLACQAHPEFLSTPRDGHPLFIGFIRAARERKAGGALLAEARA, encoded by the coding sequence CGGCAAAGGTATTGCCGCTGCGTCACTGGCCGCCATCCTCGAAGCGCGTGGCCTGAAGGTCACGATGATGAAGCTCGACCCGTACATCAACGTCGACCCGGGCACCATGAGCCCGTTCCAGCACGGTGAGGTCTACGTCACCGACGACGGCGCCGAGACCGACCTCGACCTGGGCCACTACGAGCGCTTCGTGCGTACCCGCCTGAGCCGCAAGAACTCGGTCACCACCGGCCGCATCTACGAGAACGTCATCCGCAAGGAGCGCCGCGGCGACTACCTGGGCGCGACCGTGCAGGTCATCCCGCACATCACCGATGAGATCCGCCGCTGCATCGACGAAGCCACCGAAGGCTACGACGTGGCCCTGGTCGAGATCGGCGGCACCGTGGGCGACATCGAGTCGCTGCCGTTCCTGGAAGCGATCCGCCAGGTGCGCACCGAGCGCGGCCCGGAGAAGGCGCTGTTCATGCACCTCACCCTGGTGCCGTACATCGGCGCTGCCGGTGAGCTGAAGACCAAGCCGACCCAGCACTCGGTGAAGGAACTGCGCTCGATCGGCATCCAGCCGGACGTGCTGCTGTGCCGTTCCGAGCAGGCTGTGCCGGATTCGGAGCGCCGCAAGATCGCCCAGTTCACCAACGTCTCCGAACGCGCCGTCATCAGCGTGCCGGACGTGGACGTGCTGTACCGCATCCCGTCGGGCCTGCATGCGCAGGGCCTGGACGAGATCGTGGTCAACCAGCTGAAGCTGGCCGACAAGGTCGGGCCGGTTGACCTGTCGATGTGGGAGGACGCGGTCGACGCGACCCTGCACCCGCTGGACGAAGTGACCATCGCCGTGGTCGGCAAGTACGTCGACCATCAGGACGCGTACAAGTCGGTCGGCGAAGCCCTCAAGCACGGCGGCCTGCGCCAGCGCACCAAGGTCAACCTGAAGTGGCTGGAAGCGCAGGACCTGGAAGGTACCGACATGGCCGCGCTGGCCGACGTCGACGGCATCCTGGTGCCGGGCGGCTTCGGTGACCGCGGTTTCGAGGGCAAGGTGCTGACCTCGCAGTTCGCCCGCCAGAACAGCGTGCCGTACTTCGGCATCTGCTACGGCATGCAGGCGGCGGTGGTGGACTACGCGCGCCACGTGCTGGGCCTGGAAAACGCCAACAGCACCGAGAACGACCGCCAGTCGCCGGACCCGGTGATCGGCCTGATCACCGAATGGCGCACCGCCACCGGCGATGTCGAAAAGCGCGATGACAAGAGCGACCTCGGCGGCACCATGCGCCTGGGCCTGCAGGAACAGCGCCTGAAGCCGGGCACGCTGGCCCGCGAGCTGTACGGCAAGGACGTGGTCTCCGAGCGTCACCGCCACCGCTACGAGTTCAACAACCGCTACCGCACCCAGCTGGAAGATGCCGGCCTGGTGATCTCGGGCAAGTCGATGGACGACACCCTGGTGGAAGTGGTCGAGCTGCCGCGTGACGCGCACCCGTGGTTCCTGGCCTGCCAGGCGCACCCGGAATTCCTGTCCACCCCGCGCGATGGCCATCCGCTGTTCATCGGCTTCATCCGTGCCGCGCGCGAGCGCAAGGCCGGTGGCGCGCTGCTGGCCGAAGCCCGCGCCTGA
- the surE gene encoding 5'/3'-nucleotidase SurE, translating into MRILVSNDDGVDAAGIRMLAAVLREAGHEVTVVAPDRDRSGASNSLTLDLPIRLKRIDHYTVSVAGTPTDCVHLALTGLLEFEPDIVVSGINNAANLGDDVIYSGTVSAAMEGRFLGLPAVAVSLVTRNHDPKHFETAARAAVEIVARLKADPLPADTILNVNVPDLPWSEVKGFEVTRLGNRHRAEGCIAQKDPRGNDVYWIGPAGREQDSGPGTDFNAVRTGHISITPIQVDLTRYQALEKVASWVGGLSAALDQPA; encoded by the coding sequence ATGCGCATCCTGGTCAGTAACGATGATGGCGTCGACGCCGCAGGCATCCGGATGCTTGCCGCCGTGCTGCGCGAGGCCGGCCATGAAGTGACGGTGGTCGCCCCCGACCGTGATCGTTCCGGTGCCAGCAATTCGCTGACGCTGGACCTGCCGATCCGGCTCAAGCGCATCGACCATTACACCGTCTCGGTGGCAGGGACCCCGACCGACTGCGTGCACCTGGCGCTGACCGGCCTGCTCGAATTCGAACCCGACATTGTCGTTTCCGGCATCAACAACGCCGCCAACCTCGGCGACGACGTCATCTATTCGGGCACCGTCTCGGCGGCGATGGAAGGTCGCTTCCTCGGCCTGCCGGCGGTGGCTGTTTCCCTGGTCACCCGCAACCACGACCCGAAGCACTTCGAGACCGCCGCGCGTGCCGCGGTGGAGATCGTCGCCCGCCTGAAGGCCGATCCGCTGCCGGCCGACACCATCCTCAACGTCAACGTGCCCGACCTGCCGTGGAGCGAGGTCAAGGGTTTCGAAGTGACCCGGCTGGGCAACCGTCATCGCGCCGAAGGCTGCATCGCGCAGAAGGACCCGCGCGGCAACGACGTGTACTGGATCGGCCCGGCCGGTCGTGAACAGGATTCCGGCCCCGGCACCGATTTCAATGCCGTGCGCACCGGCCACATCTCGATCACGCCCATCCAGGTCGACCTGACCCGCTACCAGGCACTTGAGAAGGTGGCCAGCTGGGTCGGCGGCCTCAGCGCCGCGCTGGACCAGCCGGCATGA
- the ispD gene encoding 2-C-methyl-D-erythritol 4-phosphate cytidylyltransferase has product MSAAIWAVVPAAGRGTRFGAPLPKQYLQAGGQILLAHTLDALLAHPAVAGAMVVIGQDDADWPGWTEWSGKPVLTCIGGATRAASVLAGLQALPDSVRADEFVLVHDAARPNLSLADLGRLLEVGRADPVGAILAAPVRDTLKRAGDDGGIDGTEPRERLWRALTPQLFRRHQLVRALAGAAASGVEVTDEAMAMERQGQRPLLVEGSEDNFKVTTPADLDRFEFVLSRRAG; this is encoded by the coding sequence GTGAGCGCGGCCATCTGGGCGGTCGTTCCGGCCGCCGGGCGGGGTACCCGTTTCGGCGCGCCGTTGCCCAAGCAGTACCTGCAGGCGGGCGGGCAGATCCTGCTCGCCCACACCCTGGATGCACTGCTGGCGCACCCGGCCGTGGCCGGGGCGATGGTGGTGATCGGCCAGGACGATGCCGATTGGCCGGGCTGGACCGAGTGGTCCGGCAAGCCGGTGCTGACCTGCATCGGCGGCGCCACCCGGGCCGCTTCGGTGCTGGCGGGACTGCAGGCCCTGCCCGACAGTGTGCGCGCCGACGAGTTCGTGCTGGTGCACGATGCCGCGCGGCCCAACCTGTCGCTGGCCGATCTGGGCCGCCTGCTGGAAGTGGGGCGTGCCGACCCGGTCGGCGCGATTCTCGCCGCGCCCGTGCGCGACACCCTCAAGCGGGCCGGTGACGATGGTGGCATTGATGGCACCGAGCCGCGCGAGCGCCTCTGGCGTGCGTTGACCCCGCAGCTGTTCCGCCGCCACCAGCTGGTCCGCGCGCTGGCCGGTGCGGCCGCCAGCGGCGTCGAGGTCACCGACGAAGCCATGGCCATGGAGCGCCAGGGCCAGCGACCGCTGCTGGTGGAAGGCAGCGAGGACAATTTCAAGGTCACCACCCCGGCCGACCTCGACCGTTTCGAATTCGTACTTTCCCGCCGCGCCGGCTGA
- a CDS encoding Smr/MutS family protein, with amino-acid sequence MSHPEDEDPAALFRAAIGEVKPLRKEVEPAPAAPRPKPRARMAERDEAEAAGEFARLLRDNSPLEAGDTASYRRDNLPPRMFQRLKRGQYSVQDELDLHGATAAQAEMLLRQFLLEAHAHEYGCVRIIHGKGLQSDGGAPVLKNLVDRLLRLRNDVLAFHSAPTGQGGTGAVLVLLARR; translated from the coding sequence ATGTCGCACCCTGAAGATGAAGATCCGGCCGCCCTGTTCCGTGCGGCCATCGGCGAAGTGAAGCCGCTGCGCAAGGAGGTCGAGCCGGCGCCTGCGGCGCCGCGACCGAAGCCGCGCGCGCGCATGGCCGAACGCGACGAAGCCGAGGCGGCGGGTGAGTTCGCCCGCCTGCTGCGCGACAACAGCCCGCTGGAAGCCGGCGACACCGCCAGCTACCGCCGCGACAACCTGCCGCCGCGGATGTTCCAGCGCCTGAAGCGCGGCCAGTATTCGGTGCAGGACGAACTGGACCTGCACGGCGCGACCGCCGCGCAGGCCGAGATGCTGCTGCGCCAGTTCCTGCTGGAAGCGCACGCGCACGAGTACGGCTGCGTGCGCATCATCCATGGCAAGGGCCTGCAGTCCGATGGTGGCGCCCCGGTGTTGAAGAACCTGGTGGACCGACTGCTGCGGCTGCGCAACGACGTGCTTGCGTTCCACTCGGCGCCGACCGGCCAGGGTGGCACCGGTGCGGTGCTGGTGTTGCTGGCGCGGCGTTGA
- the ispF gene encoding 2-C-methyl-D-erythritol 2,4-cyclodiphosphate synthase, translated as MSTAPFPPVRIGQGYDVHAFGEGDHIMLGGIRVAHSCGVLAHSDGDVILHALCDAMLGAIALGDIGQHFPPSDDRWKGADSSDFVRHCDSLLRERGWRVGNTDITVICERPKVGPHALAMRERIGGLLQLPLDAVSVKATTSEKLGFTGRGEGIAAQAVVLLVAA; from the coding sequence ATGAGCACAGCTCCGTTCCCGCCCGTCCGTATCGGCCAGGGCTACGACGTCCATGCCTTCGGTGAAGGCGACCACATCATGCTGGGCGGCATCCGCGTGGCGCACAGCTGCGGCGTGCTGGCCCACAGCGATGGCGACGTCATCCTGCACGCGCTGTGCGATGCCATGCTCGGTGCGATCGCGCTGGGCGACATCGGCCAGCATTTCCCGCCCAGCGACGACCGCTGGAAGGGTGCGGACAGCAGTGATTTCGTCCGCCATTGCGACAGTCTGCTGCGCGAGCGTGGCTGGCGCGTCGGCAATACCGACATCACGGTCATCTGCGAGCGGCCCAAGGTCGGCCCGCATGCGCTGGCCATGCGTGAACGCATCGGCGGCCTGCTGCAGTTGCCGCTGGACGCGGTCAGCGTCAAGGCCACCACCTCGGAGAAGCTCGGCTTCACCGGCCGTGGCGAAGGCATTGCCGCGCAGGCCGTCGTCCTGCTGGTGGCGGCATGA